One window of the Emcibacter sp. genome contains the following:
- a CDS encoding quinone-dependent dihydroorotate dehydrogenase: protein MDLFSLAKPLLFAFSPETAHGLALHLLKAGLVPSSHETDDVALRVKLWGLDFPNPVGLAAGFDKNAEAADAMLAQGFGFVETGTVTPRPQPGNEKPRIFRLSEDQAVINRLGFNNKGLNAYAARLARRRGLEKPGIVGANIGANKDSEDPIQDYVTGLDRLLSYADYFTVNISSPNTPGLRKLQGREALDELLGRLMATREAAMNRLSVIPPLLVKIAPDLDEGERQDIAEIVLKHKMDGLIVSNTTVGLRDSLKSAHRDEGGGLSGQPLFEFSTGVLADIYQLTGGKIPLIGVGGIGSGRQAYEKIRAGASLVQLYSALVYQGPGLVRKIKKELLECLYEDGYSEISQAVGAAHKQVQAAAKP from the coding sequence ATGGATCTTTTTTCTCTGGCAAAACCCTTGTTGTTTGCCTTTTCGCCGGAGACCGCCCATGGTCTCGCGCTACACTTGCTTAAAGCGGGGCTCGTCCCGTCCTCCCATGAAACGGATGATGTGGCCCTGCGGGTAAAGCTCTGGGGACTTGATTTCCCCAATCCGGTGGGGCTTGCAGCGGGATTTGATAAAAACGCGGAAGCGGCTGACGCCATGTTGGCCCAGGGCTTCGGCTTTGTGGAAACCGGGACGGTAACGCCGCGTCCTCAGCCGGGAAATGAAAAACCACGTATTTTCCGCCTTTCCGAAGATCAGGCTGTTATCAATCGCCTAGGCTTCAACAATAAGGGCCTCAATGCCTATGCGGCGCGCCTGGCCCGGCGCAGGGGACTGGAAAAACCGGGTATCGTCGGGGCGAATATCGGCGCCAACAAGGATAGCGAGGACCCGATCCAGGACTATGTCACGGGCCTTGATCGTCTGTTGTCCTATGCCGATTATTTCACAGTCAATATCTCGTCCCCCAATACACCCGGTCTGCGGAAATTGCAGGGACGGGAGGCGCTGGATGAACTTCTCGGCCGTCTGATGGCAACCCGGGAAGCGGCCATGAACCGGCTGAGCGTGATCCCGCCGTTGCTGGTCAAGATCGCCCCTGACCTGGACGAAGGCGAAAGACAGGACATCGCGGAAATCGTCCTGAAACACAAGATGGACGGCCTCATCGTCAGTAATACAACTGTCGGGTTGAGGGACAGTCTGAAATCTGCACATCGGGACGAGGGCGGCGGCCTCAGCGGTCAGCCCCTGTTTGAGTTTTCGACGGGTGTACTGGCGGATATCTATCAGCTGACGGGCGGCAAAATCCCGCTCATTGGCGTCGGGGGTATCGGCAGTGGCCGGCAGGCTTATGAGAAAATCAGGGCAGGAGCCTCGCTTGTGCAGCTATATTCGGCACTGGTCTATCAAGGCCCCGGACTTGTCAGGAAGATCAAGAAAGAACTGCTGGAATGTCTGTATGAAGACGGCTATTCGGAAATATCACAAGCGGTCGGGGCAGCCCACAAGCAGGTGCAGGCTGCTGCAAAACCATAA
- a CDS encoding DUF952 domain-containing protein, giving the protein MRLLFKIISRADWQRLKDDGCFAGAAVDVRDGYIHLSAHNQVAGTLEKHFKGKEGLVLVGFDPDKLDSSKLKWEISRDNEKFPHYYANLPLGAVSQVHDLTLNENNTHIIPL; this is encoded by the coding sequence ATGCGTTTGTTATTTAAAATTATATCCCGCGCCGACTGGCAGCGTTTGAAGGACGACGGCTGCTTTGCCGGTGCAGCTGTCGACGTGCGGGACGGTTATATTCATCTTTCCGCGCACAATCAGGTAGCCGGCACCCTTGAAAAGCATTTCAAAGGCAAAGAAGGTCTGGTCCTGGTTGGCTTTGATCCGGACAAGCTTGATTCGTCGAAGCTCAAATGGGAGATTTCACGAGACAATGAAAAATTTCCCCATTATTATGCCAACCTGCCCCTGGGGGCCGTCAGTCAGGTCCATGATCTGACCCTGAATGAAAATAATACACATATCATCCCGCTTTGA
- a CDS encoding helix-turn-helix transcriptional regulator, whose product MNKPVPNPVDVHVGSRVRLRRTLLGMSQEKLGKALGLTFQQIQKYERGANRIGSSRLFQLSQILDVPVSFFFDDMSAEVASGQGSKDKDAQTFEVDQMSRRETLELVRAYYKISDPAVRKKAFELVKALGNSALATE is encoded by the coding sequence ATGAATAAACCTGTTCCTAATCCTGTAGATGTACATGTAGGTTCACGTGTAAGACTTCGCAGAACACTTCTTGGAATGAGTCAGGAAAAACTTGGCAAGGCGCTTGGTCTGACATTTCAGCAAATCCAGAAATATGAACGTGGCGCGAACCGGATCGGCTCCAGCCGCCTGTTCCAGCTTTCCCAGATTCTGGATGTCCCCGTTTCATTCTTCTTTGACGATATGTCTGCGGAAGTTGCTTCCGGGCAGGGATCAAAGGACAAGGACGCCCAGACATTTGAAGTTGATCAGATGTCACGTCGGGAAACTCTTGAACTGGTACGTGCGTACTACAAGATCTCCGATCCTGCAGTACGCAAGAAAGCATTCGAACTGGTCAAGGCCCTGGGTAACTCGGCTCTGGCAACCGAATAA